In Caulobacter sp. X, the sequence CATGAGCGCGCTCAGCGAAGCGCGGTCGGCGATGGTCGAAGCGCACGGCGAACTGAACGAGACCAAGCTGCGTCTCGGCATCCGCACGAAACTGACCGGCGCCGAAGATAAGACCTTCCGTCTGGAGGAGGCGGCCACCGGCAAGGCGGCTCTTCGGCAAGCAGTCTAAGGTTGCAATAGTTTAATGCGAAGGGCCTCTAATTCAGGTTAGAGGCCTTTTTCATGCCGATGTCGCCGTTTTTGATTTCCCTGTTGGCGGTCATTTTTTCCGTCTGCCTGTTCGCCATCGTGAAGGGCGGACCGGCCGAAAGGCGCGCGGGCCTGATCTTCGCCGCCGGGACCTTAGGCGTCGAATTGATCCATTCCGCTGTCCCTCGCGACCTGCAAGGCGGCCTGTTGCTCGCCATGGATGGCTTCGTGGCCGGCGGTTTCCTGCTCGTGGCCTTGCGCTACGCCAGCGCGTGGCTCGGGGCCGCGATGATGCTGCAGGGCTTCCAGTTCAGCCTTCACGCCTATTATTTCGTGACGGGCGCCAAGCGCGACAACACCTACGCCTTGCTCAACAATCTCGATTCCGGCGGCGTGCTGCTCTGCATGCTGATCGGCTCCATCATCGCCTGGCGGAAGCGAGGCGCTGGAAAATAATTTCCTCGTACGGCGCTAAAAGCGCTCGCCGCGACAAATCTCTCCTTGCCTTTTGCCCGCGAACGCGGTTTCTCGCCGGCGGGCCACGCCCTCCCAACGGGGCGCAGTCCATCTGTAAGGATGGGAGACATCGCTATGACCACGACCCTCGCCAAGCCGGCGATCCGCCCGGCTCGTCCCGAGTTCTCTTCCGGCCCCTGCGCCAAGCGCCCAGGCTGGACCCCCGAAAATCTCAGAAACGCCGTTTTGGGTCGGTCGCACCGCTCGAAGCTGGGCAAGGCGCGCCTGAAGGCCGCCATCGACCAGACGCGCGAAGTGCTGGAGGTCCCCGCCGACTTCCTGATCGGCATCGTCGCCGGCTCGGACACCGGCGCCGTCGAAATGGCGATGTGGTCGATGCTGGGCGCTCGCCCCGTGCAGCTGCTGGCCTTCGAGTCCTTCGGCAAGGACTGGGTCACGGACGTCACCAAGCAACTGAAACTGCCCGACGTCGAGGTGCTCAGCGCCCCGTACGGCCAGCTGCCCGATACGTCCAAGGTCGATCCGGCCAAGGATCTGGTCTTCACCTGGAACGGCACGACCTCGGGCGTGCGTGTCCCCAACGCCGACTTCATCTCGGCCGACCGTGAAGGCATCGTGATCTGCGACGCCACCTCGGCCGCCTTCGCCCAGGAGCTGGACTGGGACAAGCTCGATGTCGTGACCTTCTCCTGGCAGAAGGCGCTGGGCGGCGAGGGCGCGCACGGGATCCTGATCCTGTCGCCGCGCGCCGTGGCCCGCCTGGAAAGCTACACGCCGGCCTGGCCGATGCCGAAGCTATTCCGCATGACCAAGAACGGCAAGATCGCCGCCGACATCTTCGAGGGCGCGACGATCAACACCCCGTCGATGCTGTGCGTGGAAGATGCTCTCGACGCCCTGAAGTGGGCCGCCTCGATCGGCGGTCTGCAGGCCATGCAGGCCCGCGCCGACCAGAACCTGAAGGTGCTGGCCGACTGGGTCGCCAAGACCCCGTGGGTCGATTTCCTGGCGGCGACGCCGGAGATCCGCTCCAACACCTCGGTGTGCCTGAAGGTCGTTGATCCCAAGATCTGCGCCTTGCCGGAAGACGCCCAGGCCGACTTCGCCAAGAAGCTGGCCAGCCTGCTCGAGAAGGAGGGCGCGGCCCTCGACATCGGCGGCTATCGCGACGCCCCGGCCGGCCTGCGCATCTGGTGCGGCGCCACCGTCGAGGCTTCGGACCTCGAGGCCCTGACGCCCTGGCTCGACTGGGCCTTCGCCACCATCTCGGCCGAATTGGCCGCCGCTTAAAAAACGCACTGCGCCGAGCCCCTCCCCCCAATTTCCTAAAAAGAATGGGCGGGGAGGGGTTGGGGTGGGGGTGAACCTCCGCCCTTTCCGCGCTGACACCCCCACCCCCAGCCCCTCCCCGCAAGGGGGAGGGGAGAAGGTTTCCTAAAATGACCGCTCCCCGCGTCCTCATCGCCGACAAGCTCAGCCCCGCCGCCGTCGACATCTTCAAGAACCGCGGCCTCGCCTTCGACATCAAGGTCGGCCTCTCGAAGGACGAACTGATCGCCGTGATCGGCGACTATGACGGCATCGCCATCCGCTCGGGCGCCAAGCTCGACAAGGACGTGATCGCCGCCGCCAACAAGCTGCGCGTCATCGCCCGCGCCGGCATCGGCGTCGACAACGTCGACATCCCGGCCGCCACGGCCAAGGGCATCGTGGTGATGAACACGCCCTTCGGCAACTCGATCACCACGGCCGAACACGCCATCGCCATGATGTTCGCCCTGGCCCGCCAGATCCCCGCCGCCGACGCCTCGACCCAGGCCGGCAAGTGGGAGAAGAACCGCTTCATGGGCGTGGAGCTCTACGCCAAGACCCTGGGCCTGATCGGCGCTGGCAACATCGGCGGCATCGTCGCCGACCGCGCCTTGGGCCTGAAGATGAAGGTCGTGGCCTACGACCCCTTCCTGAGCCCTGAGCGCGCCGTCGAGATGGGCGTCGAGAAGGTCGAGCTGGAAGACCTGCTGGCCCGCGCCGACGTCATCACCCTGCACACCCCGCTGACCGACAAGACCCGCAACATCCTGTCGGCCGAGGCCCTGGCCAAGACCAAGAAGGGCGTGCTGATCGTCAACTGCGCCCGCGGCGGCCTGGTTGACGAGGCGGCCCTGCGCAAGCTGCTGGACGACGGCCATGTCGGCGGCGCGGCCTTCGACGTGTTCACCGTCGAGCCGGCCAAGGAAAACCCGCTGTTCGGTTCGGACAAGGTGGTCGCCACCCCGCACCTGGGCGCCTCCACCTCGGAAGCTCAGGAGAACGTCGCCCTGCAGGTCGCCGAACAGGTCTCGGACTACCTGCTGACCGGCGCGGTCACCAACGCCCTCAACAGCCCCTCGATCACGGCCGAGGAAGCCCCCAAGCTGAAGCCGTTCGTGGCCCTGGCCGAGAAGATCGGCGCCTTCGCGGGCCAGATGGTCGACTTCGGCATCAAGGCCATCGACATCGCCTACGAGGGCGAGGTTTCGAACCTGAACGTCAAGCCGATGACCTCGGCGGCGCTGGCTGGCGTGCTGAAGCCGATGCTGGCGGAGATCAACATGGTCTCGGCGCCGGCTGTCGCGAAAGAGCGCGGCATCACCGTCTCGGAAAGCCGCCAGGAGGTCAGCCCCACCTATGACAGCCTGATGCGCGTGACCATCACCACCGAGAAGGGCAAGCGCGCCTTCGCCGGCACGGTGATCGCCGGCGCGCCGCGCATCGTCGAGGTCAAGGGCATGGAGCTGGACGCGGCCTTCTCGCCGGCCATGCTGTACATCAACAACCTGGACAAGCCGGGCTTCATCGGCGCCCTGGGCGGCCTCTTGGGCGAAGCGGGCGTCAATATCGCCACCTTCAACCTGGGCCGCGTGGCCGCCGACGAGGACGCCATCGCCCTGGTGGGCGTCGACCAGGCTCCGGACGCGGCCCTGCTGGGCAAGATCCAGGCCCTGCCGCACGTCAAGGAAGCGCGCGCCCTGACGTTCTGAGGTGAAGTTGCTCCCCCGCCATGCGGGGGAGCTGTCACCCCCGGGTCGCGCGAAGCGCGCGCCCGAGGATAAACTCCGCGACTGAGGGGGCTAGTGCTGCCATAGCCCAGTTCGCCCCCTCCGGCCCTCTGGGCCACCTCCCCCGCATCGCGGGGGAGGAACTTGTCGAAGGCCCCGCATGTCCCTGCTCGTTCCCCGCAAGATCAACCGGCTGGGCCTGACCGTCTTCCTGGCCGCTGTCGCCTTCACGCTCTACGCGGCCCTGGCGCCCGGCGACGACACGGCCGGCTTGATCCCCTGGGACAAGGCCAAGCACTTCATCGTCTTCTACGGCCTGACCTTCCTGGCGACGATGGCCCTGCCCAAGAGCCGCTACTGGAGGATCGGGGTCGTCCTGCTGGGCTTCGGGATCGCCATCGAGATTCTGCAGGGCCTGCCGATTGTCGGCCGCGACGCCGACATCTTCGACGTGGTCGCCGACACCCTGGGCGTCGGCTTCTTCTTCGGCCCGATCATCGCCACCCAGTGGCTGAACCGCGACGTCTGAACGCCCACCCGCGACACTCCATCCCTTGACTCCCGCCGCCGTCGGCGCGAGAACAAAAAGAGAACTTGGAGTGTGAGATGGCCGGATCGCGCGAGGCGCGTCTTGCGGCCCTGAGAGGCCGGATCGCCGCGATCGAAGCGGGGACTCGGACTCCGACTCCCGTCCTGCCGTTCGGCGATCCCGCCATCGACGGCTGCTTTTCGGCCGGCGGTCTGCCGCTGGGCGCCTGGCACGAGGTGGTCGGCGCGGGGCTGGAGGGCGAGACCGGCGCGGCGCCGGCGGCTTTCATCGGACTCTTGCTGCGGCCCCTGGCGGCGACGGGCGTCGTGGTCTGGGTGGCGCGGCGGAGCGACCTGTTCGCGCCGGGCCTGGCCGGCCTGGGCTTTCCCGCCCAGCGGCTGATCCAGGTCCGCGCCCGCGACGAGGCCGAGGTGCTGTCGGTGCTGGAGGACGCGCTCTCGACGCAAGGGGTGAGCGCCGCGGTTGGCGAGGCCGAGGCGCCGGACCTGACCGCCGGTCGCCGGCTGCAGCTGGCTTGCGAGAAACGCGGCGGCCTGGGGCTGCTGCTGCATCGCCGGCCCTATGGCGGCCGCGCGGGAGAGGGGCCACGGACGGTGTCCGGCTCGGCCTCGTTCAGTCGCTGGCGGATCGCGCCCCAGCCCAGCGGGCCGCCGCCCGACGACATTGGCCTCGGACCCCCGCGCTGGCGGGTCGAACTCGAGCGCTGCCGGGGCGGACGTTCCGGCGGCTGGATTTTAGAAGCCCAGGAGGCCGGCCATGGCCCGCATCCTTTCCGTCTGGTGTCCCAACTGGCCGATCACGACGTGGCGCCGGCGGAACCCGGATGGCGCGAAGCCGGGTGAGGGATCCTCCCCCCCCCTCGCCCTGCTGGTCTCCGAACGCGGAACCCGCCGCCTCGCCGCCGTGGACGAGCGCGCCCGGGCTCTCGGCCTGTTCCCTGGCCAGAAGGCCGCCGACGCCCTGGCCCTGGTCCCGGACCTGGCGACGTTCGACCACGACCCCGCCGCCGACCGCGCGGCGCTGGAGGCGCTCTGCGACTGGTGCGTCCGGTTCTCGCCGGCCGTGGCGATCGACGGCGACGACGGCCTCCTGCTGGACATCACCGGGACCGACCACCTGTGGGGCGGGGAGGGCGCCATGCTGGTCGACCTCGTCGCGCGGCTGGCGCGCTGGGGCGTGCCCGCGCGGGCGGCGATCGCTGACACCGCCGGGGCGGCCTGGGGGCTGGCGCGTTATGGCGAGGACCTCGCCGTCGTCCCGCCCGGCGGCCAGCGCCAGGCTTTGGCCGATCTTCCCGTCGCCGCCCTGCGTCTGGACGAGGCCGCCGAAGCCCAGCTGCCGCGCCTGGGCCTGCACCGCGTCGGCCAGCTCTATGGCCTGCCGCGCGCCCAGCTGGCCAAGCGCTTTGGCCTTGGCTTCACCACCCGCCTGGACCAGGCCCTGGGGGCGGCGGCCGAGGCCCTGACCTTCCGCCGGCCGGCCAGCCCCTGGTTCGACCGCCTGGCCTTTTTCGAGCCGATCAGCGCGCCCGAGGACCTGGCCCGCGTCTCCGCCGACGCGCTCGCCTTGATCTGCGCCCGTCTCGAAGCCGAAGGGCGCGGCGCCAAGCGGTTCGAGGTCGTGTTCCACCGGCTGGACGGCCAGGCCTTCCCGGTGCGCGCGGGCCTGGCGCGGATCGGTCGCGACGCCGTACGACTGACCAAGCTGGTCGT encodes:
- a CDS encoding ImuA family protein; the encoded protein is MECEMAGSREARLAALRGRIAAIEAGTRTPTPVLPFGDPAIDGCFSAGGLPLGAWHEVVGAGLEGETGAAPAAFIGLLLRPLAATGVVVWVARRSDLFAPGLAGLGFPAQRLIQVRARDEAEVLSVLEDALSTQGVSAAVGEAEAPDLTAGRRLQLACEKRGGLGLLLHRRPYGGRAGEGPRTVSGSASFSRWRIAPQPSGPPPDDIGLGPPRWRVELERCRGGRSGGWILEAQEAGHGPHPFRLVSQLADHDVAPAEPGWREAG
- the serA gene encoding phosphoglycerate dehydrogenase encodes the protein MTAPRVLIADKLSPAAVDIFKNRGLAFDIKVGLSKDELIAVIGDYDGIAIRSGAKLDKDVIAAANKLRVIARAGIGVDNVDIPAATAKGIVVMNTPFGNSITTAEHAIAMMFALARQIPAADASTQAGKWEKNRFMGVELYAKTLGLIGAGNIGGIVADRALGLKMKVVAYDPFLSPERAVEMGVEKVELEDLLARADVITLHTPLTDKTRNILSAEALAKTKKGVLIVNCARGGLVDEAALRKLLDDGHVGGAAFDVFTVEPAKENPLFGSDKVVATPHLGASTSEAQENVALQVAEQVSDYLLTGAVTNALNSPSITAEEAPKLKPFVALAEKIGAFAGQMVDFGIKAIDIAYEGEVSNLNVKPMTSAALAGVLKPMLAEINMVSAPAVAKERGITVSESRQEVSPTYDSLMRVTITTEKGKRAFAGTVIAGAPRIVEVKGMELDAAFSPAMLYINNLDKPGFIGALGGLLGEAGVNIATFNLGRVAADEDAIALVGVDQAPDAALLGKIQALPHVKEARALTF
- a CDS encoding VanZ family protein — translated: MSLLVPRKINRLGLTVFLAAVAFTLYAALAPGDDTAGLIPWDKAKHFIVFYGLTFLATMALPKSRYWRIGVVLLGFGIAIEILQGLPIVGRDADIFDVVADTLGVGFFFGPIIATQWLNRDV
- a CDS encoding DNA polymerase Y family protein, whose translation is MARILSVWCPNWPITTWRRRNPDGAKPGEGSSPPLALLVSERGTRRLAAVDERARALGLFPGQKAADALALVPDLATFDHDPAADRAALEALCDWCVRFSPAVAIDGDDGLLLDITGTDHLWGGEGAMLVDLVARLARWGVPARAAIADTAGAAWGLARYGEDLAVVPPGGQRQALADLPVAALRLDEAAEAQLPRLGLHRVGQLYGLPRAQLAKRFGLGFTTRLDQALGAAAEALTFRRPASPWFDRLAFFEPISAPEDLARVSADALALICARLEAEGRGAKRFEVVFHRLDGQAFPVRAGLARIGRDAVRLTKLVVPKLDKVDPGFGIEVVTVHAAGVEPLAAVQSGLDKAAGAGLDETLAPLIDRLVNRLGEARVWRADPYESHVPERAVVRAAPLDPPPVAAWDPDLPRPVRLLKRPEAITALAKVPDDPPVSFTWRGRSHRVRRAEGPERIAQEWWRAGVAEGETGPGKIRDYYRVEDEAGGRYWIFRQGLFGGEDAPKWWIHGLFG
- a CDS encoding phosphoserine transaminase; the protein is MTTTLAKPAIRPARPEFSSGPCAKRPGWTPENLRNAVLGRSHRSKLGKARLKAAIDQTREVLEVPADFLIGIVAGSDTGAVEMAMWSMLGARPVQLLAFESFGKDWVTDVTKQLKLPDVEVLSAPYGQLPDTSKVDPAKDLVFTWNGTTSGVRVPNADFISADREGIVICDATSAAFAQELDWDKLDVVTFSWQKALGGEGAHGILILSPRAVARLESYTPAWPMPKLFRMTKNGKIAADIFEGATINTPSMLCVEDALDALKWAASIGGLQAMQARADQNLKVLADWVAKTPWVDFLAATPEIRSNTSVCLKVVDPKICALPEDAQADFAKKLASLLEKEGAALDIGGYRDAPAGLRIWCGATVEASDLEALTPWLDWAFATISAELAAA